From a region of the Osmerus eperlanus unplaced genomic scaffold, fOsmEpe2.1 SCAFFOLD_280, whole genome shotgun sequence genome:
- the LOC134016075 gene encoding egl nine homolog 1-like isoform X2, protein MESLEQSDLLNPITVHGAVSIVAAQQRETSGLVLGTADPHVFQANMGLNGYCTAPLGSSTAQELLAGLASQTVYPGVDVLKKQSKAGLLPFNGVSPSATVEGSGSRVLLQTPKGYHAQVKGESETPKGLTQPQSSRARFAGNGDQAPHEICTLLMKRASSDQRIRQLQKRKGGENQDFLSAFEVNWSVGSLGSTTRAGSDSEELSQDFKRRRLAEGGKQCVLETAKATKAAIAPLSLNDNGINHSNHNCQNRDTSPQPSSLTATSPCTKPYPNGHRATPVSPATLPAQTSPVKANGILALPSPAGPGWSADCVAQQYIVSCMKYYGICVKDHFLGERLGERVLQEVEILNSSGKFCGGQLVSQRSIPSRNIRGDQIAWVEGCEPGCGAIGVLMAHIDEAVMRSAANGQLGDCVINGRTKAMVACYPGNGTGYVRHVDNPNGDGRCITCIYYLNKGWDVKVHGGLLQIYPEGKSVVANIEPLFDRLLIFWSDRRNPHEVKPAFSTR, encoded by the exons ATGGAGAGCTTGGAACAGTCGGACCTTTTAAATCCCATCACTGTCCACGGAGCTGTTAGTATTGTCGCCgcgcagcagagagagactAGCGGACTCGTTCTCGGAACAGCAGATCCTCACGTTTTCCAGGCCAACATGGGACTTAACGGTTACTGCACGGCTCCGCTGGGGAGCAGCACGGCCCAGGAGTTATTGGCGGGTCTGGCCTCTCAAACCGTTTACCCCGGGGTCGATGTTCTTAAGAAGCAGTCAAAAGCCGGGCTGCTGCCTTTTAACGgcgtctctccctctgccacGGTGGAAGGAAGTGGCAGCAGGGTTTTGCTGCAAACGCCCAAAGGCTACCACGCGCAGGTGAAGGGGGAGTCAGAAACGCCGAAAGGACTAACTCAGCCGCAAAGCAGCAGAGCGCGGTTCGCGGGGAACGGGGACCAAGCACCGCATGAGATATGCACGCTCCTGATGAAGAGGGCCAGCAGTGACCAACGGATAAGACAGCTCCAGAAACGGAAAGGTGGGGAGAACCAGGACTTCCTGTCGGCATTTGAGGTCAATTGGAGTGTAGGGTCGTTGGGGTCAACAACAAGGGCGGGGTCAGATTCTGAGGAGTTGTCCCAGGACTTCAAGCGTAGACGGCTAGCAGAAGGAGGTAAGCAGTGCGTCCTAGAAACTGCCAAAGCAACCAAGGCGGCCATAGCGCCACTCAGCTTAAACGACAACGGCATTAACCACAGCAACCATAATTGCCAAAACCGTGACACGTCCCCCCAGCCATCCTCCCTCACCGCCACTTCCCCTTGCACCAAACCCTACCCCAACGGACACAGAGCGACACCGGTAAGCCCCGCCACCCTACCGGCACAGACGTCCCCTGTGAAGGCTAACGGTATCCTGGCCCTGCCATCACCGGCTGGCCCTGGCTGGTCTGCAGATTGCGTGGCGCAGCAGTACATCGTGTCCTGCATGAAGTACTACGGAATCTGCGTCAAAGACCActtcctgggggagaggcttgGTGAGCGCGTGCTGCAGGAAGTTGAGATTCTGAACAGCAGCGGAAAGTTTTGCGGGGGCCAGCTGGTCAGCCAGAGGAGCATCCCGTCTCGGAACATCCGTGGAGACCAGATCGCCTGGGTGGAGGGCTGTGAGCCAGGGTGCGGCGCCATCGGGGTGTTGATGGCGCACATTGATGAGGCGGTCATGCGCAGTGCTGCCAACGGGCAGCTGGGGGACTGTGTCATCAACGGGCGCACCAAG gcCATGGTTGCGTGTTACCCTGGCAACGGCACAGGTTATGTCCGCCACGTGGACAATCCTAACGGAGACGGGCGCTGCATCACCTGTATATACTACCTGAACAAGGGCTGGGatgtcaag gttCACGGAGGCCTGCTCCAGATATACCCAGAAGGTAAAAGTGTGGTCGCCAACATCGAACCGCTGTTTGACCGTCTGCTCATCTTCTGGTCTGACCGCAGAAACCCACACGAAGTCAAGCCAGCCTTCTCCACCCGGTGA
- the LOC134016075 gene encoding prolyl hydroxylase EGLN2-like isoform X1 yields MESLEQSDLLNPITVHGAVSIVAAQQRETSGLVLGTADPHVFQANMGLNGYCTAPLGSSTAQELLAGLASQTVYPGVDVLKKQSKAGLLPFNGVSPSATVEGSGSRVLLQTPKGYHAQVKGESETPKGLTQPQSSRARFAGNGDQAPHEICTLLMKRASSDQRIRQLQKRKGGENQDFLSAFEVNWSVGSLGSTTRAGSDSEELSQDFKRRRLAEGGKQCVLETAKATKAAIAPLSLNDNGINHSNHNCQNRDTSPQPSSLTATSPCTKPYPNGHRATPVSPATLPAQTSPVKANGILALPSPAGPGWSADCVAQQYIVSCMKYYGICVKDHFLGERLGERVLQEVEILNSSGKFCGGQLVSQRSIPSRNIRGDQIAWVEGCEPGCGAIGVLMAHIDEAVMRSAANGQLGDCVINGRTKAMVACYPGNGTGYVRHVDNPNGDGRCITCIYYLNKGWDVKVHGGLLQIYPEGKSVVANIEPLFDRLLIFWSDRRNPHEVKPAFSTRYAITVWYFDAKERADAKEKYRLATGQKGVQVPVTQSNQT; encoded by the exons ATGGAGAGCTTGGAACAGTCGGACCTTTTAAATCCCATCACTGTCCACGGAGCTGTTAGTATTGTCGCCgcgcagcagagagagactAGCGGACTCGTTCTCGGAACAGCAGATCCTCACGTTTTCCAGGCCAACATGGGACTTAACGGTTACTGCACGGCTCCGCTGGGGAGCAGCACGGCCCAGGAGTTATTGGCGGGTCTGGCCTCTCAAACCGTTTACCCCGGGGTCGATGTTCTTAAGAAGCAGTCAAAAGCCGGGCTGCTGCCTTTTAACGgcgtctctccctctgccacGGTGGAAGGAAGTGGCAGCAGGGTTTTGCTGCAAACGCCCAAAGGCTACCACGCGCAGGTGAAGGGGGAGTCAGAAACGCCGAAAGGACTAACTCAGCCGCAAAGCAGCAGAGCGCGGTTCGCGGGGAACGGGGACCAAGCACCGCATGAGATATGCACGCTCCTGATGAAGAGGGCCAGCAGTGACCAACGGATAAGACAGCTCCAGAAACGGAAAGGTGGGGAGAACCAGGACTTCCTGTCGGCATTTGAGGTCAATTGGAGTGTAGGGTCGTTGGGGTCAACAACAAGGGCGGGGTCAGATTCTGAGGAGTTGTCCCAGGACTTCAAGCGTAGACGGCTAGCAGAAGGAGGTAAGCAGTGCGTCCTAGAAACTGCCAAAGCAACCAAGGCGGCCATAGCGCCACTCAGCTTAAACGACAACGGCATTAACCACAGCAACCATAATTGCCAAAACCGTGACACGTCCCCCCAGCCATCCTCCCTCACCGCCACTTCCCCTTGCACCAAACCCTACCCCAACGGACACAGAGCGACACCGGTAAGCCCCGCCACCCTACCGGCACAGACGTCCCCTGTGAAGGCTAACGGTATCCTGGCCCTGCCATCACCGGCTGGCCCTGGCTGGTCTGCAGATTGCGTGGCGCAGCAGTACATCGTGTCCTGCATGAAGTACTACGGAATCTGCGTCAAAGACCActtcctgggggagaggcttgGTGAGCGCGTGCTGCAGGAAGTTGAGATTCTGAACAGCAGCGGAAAGTTTTGCGGGGGCCAGCTGGTCAGCCAGAGGAGCATCCCGTCTCGGAACATCCGTGGAGACCAGATCGCCTGGGTGGAGGGCTGTGAGCCAGGGTGCGGCGCCATCGGGGTGTTGATGGCGCACATTGATGAGGCGGTCATGCGCAGTGCTGCCAACGGGCAGCTGGGGGACTGTGTCATCAACGGGCGCACCAAG gcCATGGTTGCGTGTTACCCTGGCAACGGCACAGGTTATGTCCGCCACGTGGACAATCCTAACGGAGACGGGCGCTGCATCACCTGTATATACTACCTGAACAAGGGCTGGGatgtcaag gttCACGGAGGCCTGCTCCAGATATACCCAGAAGGTAAAAGTGTGGTCGCCAACATCGAACCGCTGTTTGACCGTCTGCTCATCTTCTGGTCTGACCGCAGAAACCCACACGAAGTCAAGCCAGCCTTCTCCACCCG CTATGCCATCACAGTTTGGTACTTTGATGCCAAGGAGCGGGCAGACGCCAAGGAGAAGTATCGTCTGG CAACTGGTCAGAAGGGTGTTCAAGTGCCTGTCACTCAAAGCAACCAGACTTAA
- the LOC134016077 gene encoding transmembrane protein 160-like, whose product MAALSWYTRRQLPQLLSQFARVVRQARPQYLGGLPVRRVHGSVRNWVAEKGPWGKSRTPEQQQYIFTELDKADALMLRKSHETGFLSWFRNGLLATGIGVIAFVQSEVGREAGYAFFILGGVCVSFGGASYVGSLLTLRKLLLLSLPAVLLHCAVVGSVALFWLCAVALYIGRLEVEIIHEDEEEDEGSDEGSECQECRDRRDQERGGHRSHDNKGQDK is encoded by the exons ATGGCTGCCTTAAGTTGGTATACGAGAAGGCAGCTACCGCAGTTATTGTCCCAGTTTGCCAGGGTTGTCAGACAAGCCCGCCCGCAATATCTCGGAGGACTACCGGTGAGGAGAGTGCACGGGTCGGTGCGGAACTGGGTGGCGGAGAAAGGACCATGGGGGAAGAGTCGGACACCGGAGCAACAGCAGTATATCTTCACAGAACTAGACAAGGCAGATGCTTTG ATGTTGAGGAAATCTCACGAGACAG GATTTCTGTCATGGTTCCGTAATGGCCTGCTGGCCACTGGTATTGGGGTGATAGCGTTCGTCCAGAGCGAGGTTGGCCGAGAGGCAGGATACG ccttctTCATCCTGGGGGGGGTGTGCGTGTCGTTTGGGGGGGCGTCCTACGTGGGCAGCCTGCTCACTCTGAGGAaacttctgctcctctctctgcccgctGTGCTGCTTCACTGCGCCGTGGTGGGCAGCGTCGCCCTCTTCTGGCTGTGTGCGGTAGCGCTCTACATCGGACGCCTGGAGGTGGAGATCATCcacgaggatgaggaggaggacgaaggGAGCGACGAAGGCTCAGAGTGCCAGGAGTGCCGTGACCGGCGggaccaggagaggggggggcaccgTTCCCATGACAACAAAGGCCAAGACAagtag